In the genome of Notamacropus eugenii isolate mMacEug1 chromosome 5, mMacEug1.pri_v2, whole genome shotgun sequence, one region contains:
- the RNF186 gene encoding E3 ubiquitin-protein ligase RNF186, with translation MSGMEETQGRSSKGAGTSLPDLVASLVACAQAPEQIVMPQPKSLGEFTAEMETLGSPNCADRDLECLVCCHRYSCDRLPKVLTCQHTFCAVCLKLLLTIQEDSWMIICPLCRMATSVPGGLICNLRDQVEVMGKLVMLCPEVQLSPQQLAQPIGGGMYSLMDEGSEDFASANRAAARRLAVLLVLLVLLIFLILPFVYPGMIRWVLVFIMCLALLLSSVFCCLPGSRDCCSPAKTLLPGQQKHSHVVSIA, from the coding sequence ATGTCGGGAATGGAGGAGACCCAGGGCAGATCTTCCAAAGGAGCAGGAACAAGTTTACCAGACTTGGTGGCATCCCTGGTAGCCTGTGCCCAGGCCCCAGAGCAGATAGTAATGCCCCAGCCTAAATCCCTGGGAGAATTCACTGCTGAAATGGAGACTTTGGGATCCCCCAATTGTGCTGACAGAGACTTGGAGTGCCTGGTGTGCTGCCACCGATACAGCTGTGACCGGCTGCCCAAAGTGCTAACCTGCCAGCATACCTTTTGTGCTGTGTGCCTGAAGCTCCTTCTGACCATCCAAGAGGATTCATGGATGATCATCTGCCCCCTGTGCCGCATGGCTACATCTGTCCCAGGGGGACTGATCTGCAACCTTCGGGACCAGGTGGAGGTCATGGGAAAGCTGGTGATGCTCTGCCCTGAGGTACAGCTCTCTCCCCAGCAGCTGGCTCAGCCCATAGGAGGAGGGATGTACAGCTTGATGGATGAGGGAAGTGAGGACTTCGCCAGTGCCAATAGGGCGGCCGCCCGGAGGTTGGCTGTCCTCTTGGTGCTGCTGGTGcttctcatcttcctcattctCCCTTTTGTCTACCCGGGCATGATTCGCTGGGTCCTGGTCTTCATCATGTGTCTGGCACTGCTGCTCTCCTCCGTGTTCTGCTGTCTACCAGGCAGCAGAGACTGCTGTAGCCCTGCCAAAACCCTCCTGCCCGGACAGCAGAAACACAGCCACGTGGTTTCCATCGCCTAA